The Hymenobacter sp. GOD-10R genome includes a window with the following:
- a CDS encoding FAD-dependent oxidoreductase: protein MNNAHQPFTGLGGEVSRRAFLTRASAGLIGIMLGPSLLVESCGPATASRAHIQGKLHGANHAVGHLLRQPGKLPAPSRTLRAEVVIVGGGVAGLSAKRWLQRQGVHDVLLLELEEQVGGNAASGRSEVSAYPWGAHYLPVPDARNRELLEFLHEAGTITGFDAATGLPIYNEYHLCHDPEERLNIQGHWQIGLVPELGVPAADRQQIARFFALIEQFRQAKGNDGKDAFAIPVDHSSADAAFRQLDQLAFSDYLTREGFTSPYLRWYLEYCCKDDYGSNAATTSAWAGIHYFAARKGSGQNANSSDVLTWPEGNGFLVHHLRQVSPENILPQTLAYAIRETASGVEVLAYDANARQSIRLKAQHVILATPQFVTQRLLAGVADAKMLMCHHAPWVVANLTVDGLPQGPGRPLCWDNVLYGSKSVGYVNANHQDLAMTADQRKVITFYLPLADEAPDLARRAAYQTSYDEWLQRILAELETAHPGVTSHVVRAEIWVWGHGMIAPTPGFLWHSERLAAAQPLRQRIFFAHTDLSGMSIFEEGFYQGIRAAREILASA, encoded by the coding sequence TTGAATAATGCGCATCAACCATTTACGGGGCTCGGGGGAGAGGTTTCCCGCCGTGCTTTTCTCACTCGCGCCAGTGCTGGCCTGATCGGCATAATGCTCGGACCTAGCTTGTTAGTAGAATCGTGCGGACCAGCAACAGCCTCGCGGGCGCATATTCAGGGGAAGCTGCACGGCGCAAACCATGCAGTAGGTCACCTATTGCGGCAGCCGGGAAAGCTGCCGGCACCTAGCCGCACGTTGCGGGCCGAGGTCGTTATTGTGGGTGGGGGCGTGGCTGGTTTATCGGCGAAGCGTTGGCTGCAACGGCAGGGCGTGCACGACGTGTTACTGCTGGAGCTAGAGGAGCAAGTGGGAGGCAATGCAGCTTCGGGGCGCAGTGAGGTGTCGGCGTATCCGTGGGGGGCGCACTACTTGCCCGTGCCCGATGCGCGTAACCGTGAGCTGCTGGAATTTCTGCACGAAGCGGGCACCATTACGGGCTTCGATGCGGCTACGGGCTTGCCAATTTACAATGAATACCACCTCTGCCATGACCCCGAAGAGCGCCTCAACATTCAAGGGCATTGGCAGATAGGCTTGGTGCCGGAGCTAGGGGTGCCCGCTGCCGACCGCCAGCAAATAGCTAGGTTCTTTGCCTTGATCGAGCAGTTTCGCCAAGCGAAAGGAAATGATGGGAAAGACGCTTTTGCCATTCCCGTCGACCATTCTTCCGCCGACGCAGCTTTCCGCCAGCTCGATCAGCTGGCCTTTAGCGACTACCTCACGCGGGAAGGTTTCACCTCGCCCTACTTGCGCTGGTACTTAGAATATTGTTGCAAAGATGATTACGGTTCCAATGCCGCAACGACTTCTGCGTGGGCGGGTATTCATTACTTCGCCGCCCGCAAGGGCAGCGGTCAAAACGCCAACTCTTCCGACGTGCTGACCTGGCCGGAGGGCAACGGCTTCCTGGTGCACCATCTGCGCCAGGTCAGCCCCGAAAATATTCTTCCGCAAACCCTAGCCTATGCCATTCGCGAAACTGCGAGTGGGGTGGAGGTGCTGGCGTATGATGCAAACGCCCGGCAGAGTATCCGCCTAAAAGCCCAGCACGTGATACTAGCCACTCCGCAGTTCGTTACCCAGCGACTATTGGCCGGAGTAGCAGACGCCAAAATGCTTATGTGCCATCACGCGCCTTGGGTGGTGGCTAACCTGACGGTGGATGGCTTACCACAGGGCCCCGGCCGGCCACTGTGCTGGGATAATGTGCTGTACGGCAGCAAGTCGGTGGGTTACGTGAATGCTAACCACCAGGACCTCGCCATGACGGCCGATCAGCGCAAGGTCATCACCTTCTACTTGCCGCTGGCCGACGAAGCGCCTGACCTAGCCCGCCGCGCCGCGTACCAAACGTCGTACGACGAGTGGTTGCAACGTATTCTGGCCGAGCTAGAAACGGCTCATCCTGGGGTTACATCCCACGTCGTACGAGCCGAGATATGGGTGTGGGGGCACGGCATGATTGCACCTACGCCCGGCTTTCTGTGGCACTCGGAGCGTTTAGCGGCGGCTCAGCCCCTACGCCAGAGAATCTTCTTCGCCCACACGGATCTGAGCGGCATGTCCATCTTCGAGGAAGGCTTTTACCAAGGCATCCGGGCGGCCCGCGAAATCCTGGCTTCCGCATGA
- a CDS encoding polyamine aminopropyltransferase yields the protein MGNEPVVSPPRRATTAPDHLPGLLLGSVFVIATCGLIYELIAGTLASYLLGDSVTQFSTIIGAYLFSMGIGSWLSRYLDEPLLKWFIRLEILVGLIGGFSAPLLFVLFEYVTSFRLMLYALVGLTGVLVGLEIPLLMRILEDRFAFKELVSRVFTFDYIGALLASLIFPLVLVPQLGLIRTSLFFGALNVIVAGVALHRFRETRPYRRQFTGVIIMALLVLGVGFAYAERIMTYTETLAFQDQVIYSKSTPYQRIVLSKNNRELRLFLNGNLQFSSADEYRYHEALVHPAMQALPHARQVLVLGGGDGLAVRELLKYKQLQSIRLVDLDPGMTHLFQHNQMLLALNKGSLLNPKVQVINGDAYQWVRQDTTRYDCIVVDFPDPSNYSVGKLYAAAFYRELDKLLAPGGLIVVQSTSPYVARQSFWCVRHTLAAAGFHTIPYHCYVPSFGEWGYVLAGRNGHWRGDGALPTGLHYVTPATIHDMLYFPPDMAEVPTEVNQLNNQALVRYFEEDWGPYTH from the coding sequence ATGGGTAACGAGCCGGTTGTGTCGCCGCCGCGCCGCGCTACTACTGCCCCCGACCACTTGCCGGGGCTGCTGCTAGGCTCAGTGTTCGTCATCGCTACGTGCGGGCTGATCTACGAGCTGATTGCCGGTACCCTAGCGAGCTACCTGCTCGGCGATTCGGTCACGCAGTTCTCCACCATCATCGGGGCATACCTGTTCTCGATGGGGATTGGCTCGTGGCTTTCGCGCTATCTGGATGAGCCGTTGCTGAAGTGGTTTATCCGGCTGGAAATATTGGTGGGGCTAATCGGTGGGTTTTCGGCGCCGCTGCTCTTTGTGCTGTTTGAGTACGTCACCTCATTCCGGCTCATGCTCTATGCCTTGGTAGGGCTGACGGGCGTGCTGGTGGGCTTGGAAATTCCGTTGCTGATGCGGATTCTGGAAGACCGGTTTGCCTTCAAAGAGCTGGTGTCGAGGGTTTTTACCTTTGATTACATCGGGGCGCTGCTAGCTTCATTGATCTTCCCGCTGGTGCTGGTGCCGCAGCTAGGTCTCATCCGAACATCCCTGTTTTTTGGGGCGCTGAATGTCATTGTAGCCGGGGTGGCCCTGCACCGCTTCCGCGAGACTCGGCCGTATCGTCGTCAGTTCACGGGCGTCATTATCATGGCGCTGCTGGTGCTAGGTGTTGGCTTTGCCTACGCCGAGCGCATCATGACCTACACGGAGACCCTAGCTTTTCAGGATCAAGTTATCTACAGCAAAAGCACACCGTACCAGCGCATTGTATTGAGCAAGAACAACCGCGAGCTGCGCCTTTTCCTGAATGGTAACCTACAATTCAGCTCCGCCGACGAGTACCGTTACCATGAGGCTTTGGTGCACCCCGCGATGCAAGCGTTGCCCCACGCGCGCCAAGTGCTGGTGCTCGGTGGGGGCGACGGGCTAGCCGTGCGCGAACTATTGAAGTACAAGCAGTTGCAAAGCATCCGCCTAGTCGACCTAGATCCCGGCATGACGCACCTGTTTCAGCACAACCAAATGCTGCTGGCGCTAAACAAAGGGTCGTTGCTCAACCCTAAAGTGCAGGTAATCAATGGCGACGCTTACCAATGGGTGCGCCAGGATACCACTCGCTACGACTGCATTGTGGTAGACTTTCCTGACCCTTCCAACTACTCCGTGGGTAAGCTCTACGCGGCCGCCTTTTACCGGGAGCTCGATAAGCTGCTCGCTCCCGGCGGACTGATCGTGGTGCAAAGCACCTCACCCTATGTGGCCCGGCAGTCATTTTGGTGCGTGCGGCACACATTGGCGGCCGCGGGCTTTCACACCATTCCGTACCACTGCTACGTGCCTTCGTTTGGCGAGTGGGGCTACGTGCTGGCCGGTCGCAACGGCCACTGGCGCGGCGACGGAGCATTGCCGACCGGCTTACACTACGTGACGCCCGCCACTATCCACGACATGCTCTATTTTCCACCCGATATGGCGGAAGTGCCCACGGAGGTTAACCAGCTGAATAATCAAGCGCTGGTGCGGTATTTTGAAGAAGATTGGGGACCGTACACGCACTAA
- a CDS encoding DUF350 domain-containing protein — protein MEYLNFKLITASVVYSVLGILILVVSFVIVEKMTPRTLWREIIDEHNTALAIVAGAFMLSVAIIISAAIHG, from the coding sequence ATGGAATACCTCAACTTCAAGCTTATCACGGCCTCGGTCGTGTATTCAGTGCTCGGCATTCTGATCCTGGTGGTGAGTTTTGTTATCGTGGAGAAAATGACGCCCCGGACGCTTTGGCGGGAGATTATTGACGAGCATAATACAGCGCTAGCTATCGTAGCAGGTGCTTTTATGTTGTCGGTGGCTATTATCATCAGCGCGGCCATTCATGGGTAA